A genomic stretch from Enterobacter oligotrophicus includes:
- a CDS encoding PQQ-dependent sugar dehydrogenase — protein MHRSSLIFIPALLFPVSLLAAPDAVKVEVLQTRLDHPWSLAFLPDNKGLLVTLKDGQLKHWQAGKGLSDPIVGVPKVWASGQGGLLDVVLAPDFEKSRRIWLSYAEAGNDGKAGTAVGYGRLSDDLSHIEGFKVVLRQMPKLSTGNHFGGRLVFDGKGYLFIGLGENNQRPTAQDLDKLQGKVVRLTEDGKVPPDNPFVNTSGARPEIWSLGIRNPQGMAMNPWSDTLWLNEHGPRGGDEINIPEKGKNYGWPLATHGINYSGLKIPEAKGEHVEGTEKPLFVWKVSPAVSGMAFYNSDVFPQWKNKLFIGALKEKDIIVLSVDGNKVTEDGRILGDKDQRIRDVRVGPDGYLYVLTDESDGQLLKVSPSGA, from the coding sequence ATGCATCGATCCTCGCTGATTTTCATTCCTGCATTATTATTCCCTGTTTCGCTGCTTGCTGCCCCGGATGCGGTGAAGGTTGAGGTATTGCAAACCAGGCTCGATCATCCCTGGTCTTTGGCCTTTTTACCGGACAATAAGGGGCTGCTGGTGACGTTAAAAGACGGGCAGCTTAAACACTGGCAGGCGGGGAAAGGGCTTTCCGATCCGATTGTCGGTGTACCGAAGGTGTGGGCGAGCGGACAGGGGGGATTGCTGGACGTGGTGCTGGCACCGGATTTTGAAAAATCACGCCGCATCTGGCTGAGCTACGCCGAGGCGGGTAATGACGGAAAAGCGGGGACTGCGGTGGGGTATGGTCGGTTGAGTGACGATCTGTCGCACATCGAGGGTTTCAAGGTGGTACTTCGTCAGATGCCGAAACTCTCCACCGGTAACCATTTTGGCGGCCGGCTGGTGTTTGACGGGAAAGGCTATCTCTTTATCGGTTTAGGCGAAAATAACCAGCGTCCAACGGCGCAGGATCTGGATAAGCTGCAGGGTAAAGTGGTGCGCCTGACCGAAGACGGGAAAGTGCCGCCAGATAACCCGTTTGTGAACACCTCTGGCGCGCGGCCGGAAATCTGGTCCCTGGGTATTCGTAACCCGCAGGGTATGGCAATGAACCCGTGGAGCGACACGTTATGGCTCAACGAGCATGGGCCACGCGGCGGGGATGAAATCAACATCCCGGAGAAAGGCAAAAACTACGGCTGGCCGCTGGCGACGCACGGCATTAACTATAGTGGCCTGAAGATCCCGGAAGCCAAAGGCGAGCACGTGGAAGGAACAGAAAAACCGCTGTTTGTCTGGAAGGTGTCACCCGCCGTGAGCGGCATGGCGTTTTACAATAGCGATGTTTTCCCGCAGTGGAAAAACAAGCTGTTTATAGGTGCGCTGAAGGAAAAAGACATTATTGTGCTGAGCGTGGATGGCAACAAGGTGACCGAGGACGGGCGTATTCTGGGTGATAAAGATCAGCGTATCCGCGATGTGCGGGTCGGGCCGGATGGCTATCTGTATGTCCTGACCGATGAGTCGGACGGGCAACTGTTGAAAGTCAGCCCGTCCGGCGCGTAA
- a CDS encoding glutathione S-transferase family protein, whose product MITLWGRNNSTNVKKVLWTLEELDLPFTQVMAGLQFGVNHEAEYLAMNPNGLVPLLRDEETGATLWESNTIVRYLAAQYGQSRLWVESPAQRAQGEKWMDWANQTLSPTHRVILMGLIRTPEPERDYPAIHAAQDACEALFAMMDDELAKHTWFSGDAFGVGDIAVAPFVWNLTNMGLTWTPRPHLERWLQQLSERPAYRKVVMIPVS is encoded by the coding sequence ATGATTACGCTGTGGGGCAGGAACAATTCAACCAACGTTAAAAAAGTGCTCTGGACGCTGGAAGAGCTGGATTTACCGTTTACGCAGGTGATGGCAGGTTTACAGTTTGGCGTCAATCACGAGGCTGAGTATCTGGCCATGAACCCGAATGGCTTAGTGCCGCTGCTGCGCGATGAAGAGACCGGGGCGACGCTCTGGGAATCTAATACGATCGTGCGATACCTCGCCGCCCAGTACGGTCAGAGCCGCCTGTGGGTAGAGAGTCCGGCTCAGCGCGCCCAGGGTGAAAAGTGGATGGACTGGGCAAACCAGACGCTCTCTCCCACTCACCGCGTGATCCTGATGGGGCTTATCAGAACGCCCGAGCCAGAACGCGATTACCCTGCCATCCACGCCGCACAGGACGCCTGCGAAGCGCTTTTTGCGATGATGGACGACGAGCTGGCGAAGCATACATGGTTCTCTGGCGACGCCTTCGGCGTGGGTGATATTGCCGTTGCGCCGTTCGTCTGGAACCTGACCAACATGGGCCTGACGTGGACGCCGCGCCCGCACCTTGAGCGCTGGCTACAACAGCTCAGCGAGCGCCCGGCGTACCGTAAGGTGGTCATGATCCCGGTGAGCTGA
- the dacC gene encoding serine-type D-Ala-D-Ala carboxypeptidase: protein MTQKTSSLRSLAAGSALLFLFAPTLYAAEQAAPEAPPVDARAWILMDYASGKVLAEGNADEKLDPASLTKIMTSYVVGQALKAGKIKLDDMVTVGRDAWATGNPALRGSSVMFLKPGDQVSVSDLNKGVIIQSGNDACIALADYVAGSQDSFIGLMNGYAQKLGLTNTTFKTVHGLDAPGQFSTARDMALLGKALIHDVPDEYAIHKEKEFTFNKIRQPNRNRLLWSSNVNVDGMKTGTTAGAGYNLVASATQGDMRLISVVLGTKTDRIRFNESEKLLTWGFRFFETVTPIKPDATFVSQRVWFGDKREVNLGAGEAGSVTIPRGQLKNLKASFTLTEPQLTAPLKKGQVVGTIDFQLNGKSIEQRPLVVMEAVEEGGFFSRMWDFVLMKFHGWFGSWFS from the coding sequence ATGACGCAAAAAACTTCTTCTCTGCGCAGCCTCGCGGCAGGTTCTGCGCTGCTTTTCCTTTTTGCACCAACACTTTATGCGGCGGAACAGGCAGCGCCCGAAGCTCCGCCTGTCGATGCACGCGCCTGGATCTTAATGGATTACGCCAGCGGTAAAGTGCTGGCGGAAGGCAACGCCGATGAAAAGCTCGATCCGGCCAGCCTGACCAAAATCATGACCAGCTACGTGGTGGGCCAGGCATTAAAAGCGGGCAAAATCAAACTTGATGACATGGTCACTGTCGGAAGAGATGCCTGGGCGACCGGCAACCCGGCGCTGCGTGGCTCCTCCGTGATGTTCCTGAAACCAGGCGATCAGGTTTCGGTTTCCGATCTGAACAAAGGGGTCATTATCCAGTCCGGCAACGACGCCTGTATTGCGCTGGCGGATTACGTGGCTGGCAGCCAGGACTCCTTTATCGGCCTGATGAACGGCTATGCGCAAAAGCTGGGGCTGACCAACACGACGTTCAAAACCGTCCACGGTCTGGATGCGCCGGGTCAGTTCAGTACCGCGCGTGATATGGCGCTGCTGGGTAAAGCGCTGATTCATGACGTGCCGGATGAATACGCGATTCACAAAGAGAAAGAGTTTACGTTCAATAAGATCCGCCAGCCGAACCGTAACCGTCTGCTGTGGAGCAGCAACGTCAACGTTGACGGCATGAAAACCGGGACGACAGCGGGCGCGGGCTACAACCTGGTGGCCTCGGCGACCCAGGGCGATATGCGCCTGATTTCGGTGGTGCTGGGCACCAAAACCGACCGCATTCGTTTTAACGAATCAGAAAAACTGTTGACCTGGGGCTTCCGCTTCTTCGAAACCGTAACGCCGATTAAGCCGGATGCGACTTTCGTCAGCCAGCGCGTCTGGTTTGGTGACAAGCGTGAGGTGAATCTGGGGGCGGGTGAAGCCGGTTCGGTGACCATCCCGCGCGGTCAACTGAAAAACCTGAAAGCCAGCTTCACGCTGACTGAGCCACAACTGACTGCACCGCTGAAAAAAGGCCAGGTCGTCGGGACGATTGATTTCCAGCTTAATGGTAAGTCGATTGAACAGCGTCCGCTGGTGGTCATGGAAGCGGTGGAAGAGGGCGGCTTCTTCAGCCGGATGTGGGATTTCGTATTAATGAAATTCCACGGGTGGTTTGGCAGCTGGTTTAGTTAA